The Plasmodium cynomolgi strain B DNA, chromosome 13, whole genome shotgun sequence DNA segment tgtatttatatataattgtatatagatgtacataaatgtaaatatattatatatggtACTATCCGTCAATAGTGCTCTCtctgtttgaaaaaaaaagaatagcaTGTCAACttgcaattttaatttgaaaaattaacttATATATAcgctatatatatatagggaAACGAGGActggataaatttttttttttttttttttcaatgtacTTTAATATACGAAGGAGCACTTACTAGAGGTAACCCATttccgcaatttttttttacgagaAATGCtcgcatatatataagtaaatANNNNNNNNNNNNNNNNNNNNNNNNNNNNNNNNNNNNNNNNNNNNNNNNNNNNNNNNNNNNNNNNNNNNNNNNNNNNNNNNNNNNNNNNNNNNNNNNNNNNNNNNNNNNNNNNNNNNNNNNNNNNNNNNNNNNNNNNNNNNNNNNNNNNNNNNNNNNNNNNNNNNNNNNNNNNNNNNNNNNNNNNNNNNNNNNNNNNNNNNNNNNNNNNNNNNNNNNNNNNNNNNNNNNNNNNNNNNNNNNNNNNNNNNNNNNNNNNNNNNNNNNNNNNNNNNNNNNNNNNNNNNNNNNNNNNNNNNNNNNNNNNNNNNNNNNNNNNNNNNNNNNNNNNNNNNNNNNNNNNNNNNNNNNNNNNNNNNNNNNNNNNNNNNNNNNNNNNNNNNNNNNNNNNNNNNNNNNNNNNNNNNNNNNNNNNNNNNNNNNNNNNNNNNNNNNNNNNNNNNNNNNNNNNNNNNNNNNNNNNAAAgaattaatatttatttgtacaaaattgctATTATCCCTGTACGCACGCgtatttgtatatatacgtattaatatatatgtattaatacgtacgtacatccGTTTTGCGTTCTACTCGCGCGCGAAAAGCGGAAAGGAGGTTTAACTAAtcgcacgaaaaaaaagattacgggaaaaaaaaagggccctCTCTCGTCTGCTGAAGCAGGCTTTTTATTTCACGCACGAAAGGTCACCACTTGGCCACCTCATCAAGTGCAAAAGAACAGCTATTTCGCGCATCCGGCAATCGGTCTGCGCAGTTGCCTCTAagcatgtatatacataaaaattggttgaaaaaaaatcgtgctTCCCTCTTTCGTATGCGAATAaaaggtaagaaaaaaataggaagccTTTTAAAACACATGCAGAATGGGACGTTCGTAGTAACTGCGCTGCTGCTTATTGTGCAAAGCTTCAATTCGCTCTAGTTTGTGTAAATACGTGAACGAAAAACGCATCGTTAATGACAGTTTTGTTGCATCGTTAATGACAGTTTTGTTGCATCGTTGATTGGCCAGTTGTGActatttggaaaaaataagttcaGAGTGTTCCCCGTCCTTCCGCGTGTCCTCTAACCTTTACACCTGCAAAATTGAATTTGCGCAAAAGAGTTTTGGAGCGAAAGCGCGTTGGCCAAACTGCATGCACAGGCGCCGGCGCATGCGCGTCTGTATGTGTGCATTGTTCAGGGGGAATTTCTGCACACGTCTGTGTACGTACAGCTGTGCATGAGCTCATGTGGCATGCTAAAATGGTGTGCTGACGAGCGGCAGACAAAGTGGCGAAAGGAACGCGGGGGGGGTGGGATTACATAACAAATGCTCAcgaatataagaaaaaaggtTCGCAGCGAAAGTAAAAGTAACCGTTTCGAAAGCAATGGAGAAGAGGCAATGGCGACATAAATATGCTCGGTCCCCTTTATACGCAATGAATAAGCCGCTTTCGTAAGCGCGCAAcgtaatatgtatatgtacacatgtgcacacagtCACGCCCTCGCGCACGGGGGAAGCGCAGAAAGGGGGCATTTCTtactccccccccgcagcaTATGGCAATAGCGCACATTTGCGTACGTCACGCATTTCGCTTATTACCTCCAAGAAAAGCACCCCTCATTTGGAGACTCGCAACTTCTTAAACGTTTTGCAGTGGTTTATTCCATATTCTGTAGAGAAGTACGTGCCTGCggagagagggaaaaaaaaaaaaaggattagtTCCAGGCACATGTGTACGGTTGTGCATGTGATATGTGTCTCTCAACGAATCGATAcatatgcaaatttttatgtgtactAAAATGGCATATGCTGGTGCAAGTGTGTTGGGTAAATTCCCAGTTTGTTAAGGGGATAAACGGTGGCGCGTATCTGTGCAATGTCCCACAGCCCTCTCTTCTGTTCATCAGTTGCAATGATGGAGCAACCGcattttgcttaatttgttATGCACATATGATAAAGTGCCAAGCGTattaacactttttttatggatTGTTCAAAAGAATTTTAACAACCGATAAGGTTAAAATTGGTGCGGTGTGGCCGTCTATCGGTATGCCGACGTGGAGCTACCTTTGTCTGTGCGGCAACCTCCGCTCAGCGTTTccactcccccccccgcttTACGTACCTGTCTCCGCGTCAAACACGCAAGCCAAATCTGGTGACATCAGATGCTCGGAGGATGAATTACACGAATCCGTTATGAAAGTCTGATCAATGGTGTCGATGAAGGTCCATTTGCATTTGTAGTAGGGattctctttcttcttctccttttcttccttcgttATCTTAAACTTGATAGGAATGTGCAAGTGAGAAATAGGCGCCTTGTCCTTATTCAAGCGAAGGTCATAAGAATAGTCATATTTAATTAACTGATCTTGaacaattaaataaatttccaaGTCTGTAAGGTTAGGCTTCCTTGCTGTTATGAGAAAATCTTTCTTATAATCCATGGAGGTTGCTATAGGGGAAGAGCTGCGAAACtccacatatatgtgtatctTTGGCGGTACGATAATTAAGGCAGCTGTGTTTTTCTTAAAACCACATAAATAACCTCTGAACACGTTAATATTTTTCGGCACTATCATAGTTCcccatgagaaaaaatgtataaagaAGTTATACTTCCCACTACTTATGGGCAGTTTCGGCAATTTCATGATGCTGGAATCTTGGTGTTGCTCATAGGCACCATACAACAAAGCTAAGTTGTTAATAGGATGGCAGCAACAGAACCCGTCCGAATAGTTAATACAACTGACTTTAAACGAATCCGTGTCGTTCACTTTGCTTATAACTAGACATTTTTCCGGGATAATTCTAATGAATACATTTCCTTGGTTTAGTATAAACACTGTGGGTCTCCATGTCTTGGCTAAAACTGGAAGTCGCTCCGAGCTATTCCAAGTAATAATATTCTGTGTTATGGGCAACTTCATTAAGATTTTTTGCTCCCCTTCGATACATACTATGATATCTCTGCATTTATATACCTTGATGTCATATTTTCCACTCAAGGATGCCTCCAACTCGGGTGGTGGATTTCTGTCTTCAAACGATTTTAGTATAACAATTCGATCATCATCGAACACCGTTTTTCTAAGGACCAACGGTTTTTCCAGTGCTGTCCAGGAGTTCCCATCGAAGAAGTACGTGGGGGAGAatattttcgcctttttttcgagGTTGTACTTTTTTGGTTCTTCGTAGCTTTCGAAGCTGTACGCAGCTTGGAAGGGTTTGGGCAAGACTGGCTCGTGCGTCCTTTCCATCTTGGGGGGTTCCTCTGTTGTGGCGTTGTTGTTCTGCGGCGTTGTTGTTCTGCGGCGTTGCTATTCTGCGGCGTTGCTATTCTGCGGCGTTGCAACTTTGCGGTGTTACCGTCCTGTGGCTATGCTGGTTGCTTGTTTTGGAACTTTTTCCTCTTGTGTGCTACGACTTGCTTAAGCGATTCTCCGACGTGCAACTTGGAAAGGAAGTGACCGTTGGACAATTTTAACGAAGGGGagtgcggaaaaaaaaaatgcgcataGCTTTAATTACCTCAAAGTGAGTGTTTACATGGGTAAGTATAAGACgcataaatttttcatttcttttgtttACTTGAAACAAGCTTAAGGcgcattcgttttttttttaacgtcttttttttatgatttgttcataattttttttttctcttcttttttccccccctttttttttttttttttacacgaaCAGCTGTCCATTTAAAGCTAGCTGGGAAGCGGATTAGCTACACACCCTGCATATTTCACCTGACTGTACATGCATTTTagtgattaaaaaaaaaagttgatctttataatttttttttatttgctgtTGTGGAAAGCCCAAATGTGAGTCTTTCAGAATGTGCATTTCGTGATTTATTTATAGGGCGCTCTCACCTTGGTTGCACGTTGTGAAGTtttgattttgtttttctttacttaTGAACTcgtttatataattaatttgctttttttttttttttttttttactcctttttccactttggcCAGATTTTGACCCTTAAACGATTGCGGTTTTATTcgaaaaattcgaaaattgatttttttcccgtttttggTAAGGGTTCACCGCTCAAGTGTCTTAAGTAGACAGATTTGTTCTGCACAGTTTCCCTTGCAAGGCGACTTATTTCGCTTTGCCGCATTTTTCCGCATTTGAttctatttattttgtattactttttatttattaatttttttttttNNNNNNNNNNNNNNNNNNNNNNNNNNNNNNNNNNNNNNNNNNNNNNNNNNNNNNNNNNNNNNNNNNNNNNNNNNNNNNNNNNNNNNNNNNNNNNNNNNNNNNNNNNNNNNNNNNNNNNNNNNNNNNNNNNNNNNNNNNNNNNNNNNNNNNNNNNNNNNNNNNNNNNNNNNNNNNNNNNNNNNNNNNNNNNNNNNNNNNNNNNNNNNNNNNNNNNNNNNNNNNNNNNNNNNNNNNNNNNNNNNNNNNNNNNNNNNNNNNNNNNNNNNNNNNNNNNNNNNNNNNNNNNNNNNNNNNNNNNNNNNNNNNNNNNNNNNNNNNNNNNNNNNNNNNNNNNNNNNNNNNNNNNNNNNNNNNNNNNNNNNNNNNNNNNNNNNNNNNNNNNNNNNNNNNNNNNNNNNNNNNNNNNNNNNNNNNNNNNNNNNNNNNNNNNNNNNNNNNNNaaatttttttttttttcttttgcgctGCTTTAACTGCATTTTTGAAGCAGGGCAACTCGGTGGTCCCTCCGTTGTGCAAAGACAAGCAGAATTTTGTACCTCCGTTATTTTGCTTTGAACAaatgtgttttatttgttcctcATGGTTTTAACACGTAATTGTATggcaaacaaaaaggaggcccctttgtatatgtgcataacGCATATACAATACACCTACATGTGTTCCGGCCGCAACTGTGCAACTGCCTTATTAAACCCTTAACAACTGTTCGCCTGCACCTtggaataacaaaaataaacgagGGCCTACACCCCAAACGCttttatatgtagaaaatgtGCAGGTTGAATGAAATCGTCCCTTTGCATTGACACGAaagcccatttttttcataacggTAATCGCATTGTCTGAtctcaaaaaaaggaaaaaaagatgacGCAGGTGTTTTAACGAAGGGAAGAAGACTCCTGTGTAGACGGGGCATCGCCGTGCTCAAAGTGTGCAGTTAtgctttttgcaaaaatagggGTAAATTGAATGAGGAGGTGCCTACATAAAAGTAGAATTAATTTTAAGCATTTACCAGTgtaacaaaaaggggaaggaaataCTGCTTACGGCAttgccaaaaaaggaaaaaaaaaaaaaaaaaattcaaaagttGTGCGGTTTCCTTATTGTTGTAAAGTTATGCTGCAATTGCGCATGACCAAACTGTTTAACAAATGGTGAAATGCATTTGATTTACCAACAAATTGAGTTTTTCACCATTTcaaaattatggaaaattttcttacGTGATGAAGTGCTATCAGTATATTAGCATTTGAGTAGTCTTTCTTAAactaaagttttttttttttttttttttgccaattccTGCCTGGTATACCGCAACATTACACACTTTTGCATTACATTGGGTTCGTTTTTTAACAAGTATGAGAAGATCGTGCTCGAATTTTtagaataattaaattatttgtttgtGTTAAAGTGTTAGGCGGTGGGACATTAGCTACTCTTGTACTGCGCAAAAAttgtgaggaaaaaaaaaaaaataacgtccGTTTAGCATTCTATGTAaagctccttttttggagtTGCACGCGCTGTCATATTGTCTCCCAGATGGCCACTAGGGGAGACTTTCTCAATGCATGAGAAAAGTACAcaaacatacatacatatatatatatgtgtgtacacaCCCGTGCGTGCGCATAAATTGGCACTATTAAGATAAGCTAAACGCTACTCAGCACGGCAAATATTTGTAAAGGAGGTGCAAAAGTGAAAACGGTAGAAGGCAGATTAGTTCTACCAGAGTGACAAGTTGCCACAGGGGGGTAGAAAGAAGTTACACAGAAAAGTAGAAAAANNNNNNNNNNNNNNNNNNNNNNNNNNNNNNAATATagatacacatatacatatacatatatttacaccAACTCGTTTTCACCAAATGGTAAATTGCGTTATCCCCCGACTAAGGAGAGCTTTATGTTTTCCGAGCGAGAGCTGCTTCCCCAATTTGAAATGTAACAACTCAAAGAAAGCCCACAGGGGTGACAAGCATTTGGCGCAATACGATCCGCTGAGTATGCACCCTGGATTGTGCAACAACTGGGAAAATTATCTAAGGGAAGTGATCCCCATTTTGGGCTCCTCCGTTGAAGTTAACAGAAGAGGGGGGAAATTGAAAGTGTCGCAACGGGGGAGAAGTAAGGCTGTCAGTTGTGCCAGAGAGGAGAATGACGGGGTTAAGAGGCGAAGAAGTGGGGGGATGTGTATTGGAAGGTGCTCTCGAGGAAGAGCTAAAAACGTGGTAGCAAAAGGGGCGAAGAAGTGTGTGCGCAAAAGTGGGGGGAAAGCAGCTGGAAATTTTGTAGACCAAGCTGCTGCAGGAAGGGACAGCCAAGTGGTTGGCCAAAGCAAAGGGACGCATAGAAGCAGCGTCCCCTCAACTGCGAAAGGATTAGACCAAGTGAAAAACGGATATTGCAGTGCGGTAGAGAGAAATCACCCCAAAGTGTACGTACATAAGGAAGAGGTTGAAAatgaacgaagaagaaatttaTCAGTGGAGACCAATATAAACAGCAGCAGGTACAGACTTAAAAGTAGTGGAGATAGAGACATAAAACGGGACGGGAGAAAAACGAGTATCGTTGCTAATGACTCACGTAGTTACAATCAGATAAGAGAAAGAGAAtacgaagaggaaaaaaagaagcaggaagagtatataaaaaaaattaacctcAGTGgtgcaaagaaaaatatgttgaTTAAAGAAATACACTCGCAAAatagggaaggaaaaactgcTCCCATGCGTTCAAAAAGTAGACGCACACAAGAGGAAGgaaattatgattttttaattaactcAAATATGGTGAAAGAACCCGAGGTAGGAGCTAGTAGAAGAGTTGAGGAAGtatcaaataatattttgctAAGGGggaacatatataaaattggaAACAGAAGCGAAACTAGAAAAGGAAGGCAAActaaaaagaaacaacatGAGGAATCGCAGatgaacaaaaggaaaacccCTAATTGCAGagtgaagaataaaaaaaaacagcaaggGGGGAACCGGGCCGTCCAGAACCATTTACCGGGGGTATTCAAAGAGGAAGCCAACAGCGAGATATGCACTATCAGACCTCTTCAGGGGAAAGTTCCTTGTATGAAATTTCTATATCGGGAGAAGTGGACATCAACTTTGACTCAGACTCGTGTGTGGGGGACGCTAAGTCGACGAGGAGTGGGCATAGCGCGAGTGGATCGAGGAAGGAGGCAAAGAGGAAAGGTAAGGGGGAGGCTAAGAGGGAAGGTAAGGGGGAGGCTAAGAGGGAAGGTAAGGGGGAGGCAAAGAGGGAAGGTAAGGGGGAGGCTAAGAGGGAAGCTAAGAGAAAGATTGGTCCTGAATCTGTTCTTTTTAAGAAGGGGACAAATCGGGAAGGGGGCATGACAGTTGAGAACTGCGAGGGAATCACCACTCGTGAGCAACGCGCAAACCAGGCCAAATATGCCCATTTATCGGGGCTAAACGGCATCCAAAtgaagggaaataaaaacacaaatgtgtgtgaaaaaggaaaaattcttctcaatttgaaaaatatgccaCCAAGGAAGAGAGAAAACACTGGACGGTTGCCACTTGGGGTAGAACCAATTGGAGGCTTCGCACACAAAGTAATGAACAGGAAGAGCGGACGAGCTACCGGTGCTGCGTGCCGTGAGAAGAATTGTGAACCAGTTCAGGAGATGAGCGGTGGTGGCGGCGGTGCTTCGAGGAGTCTCGTCGGACGAAGTGGGCATAGCGGAGCCGCGTCCCCTCTGGGGGGAGAAATACACAGCGATGTAGAAGCAAAACGCAGCGATGTGGAAGCAAAACGCAGCGATGTGGAAACAAAACGCAGCGGAGTGGAAGACAAATGGAAAGACCGCttcagaaaaaacaaacccACTGAAAAGACGgaagagaaaaggaaaaaaaaaagttccttCTTAACGACAGAAGACAATGCCACACATAGGACCCACTTACACGAAGCGAGCAGCAGAAATAGCGGAAGGGATACCACCATCTCGAACAAGCGAAGAAGTAGCGACATGAGGAGAAAAGCATTCGTGGCGGGGTTAGAAGACTGTTCCTCATATTATGATCTGAAAAAGTGCAGTTTAATTTTGGAGCACCTGCTAAAAttgattaaaaaggaaaaggtggAAATGGAATCTTACGAAAGCTGTAACGAGCTTAATCAGTTtcaattgaaaaaaaaaggggattgGATAAATCGAGAAGGGGGCGAAGAAAGGGAGACCAAAAGTTATAACGTGCACATAGTAGGGGGAAAgtatgaaaaggaaagggggaGCCAACTGTACAGTCAATTGCTACCCCGCGCACCCGAGTCAGAGGACAGCACAGGTATGGAGCACAGCACAGGTACGGAGCACAGCACAGGTGCGGAGCACAGCACAGGTACGGAGCACAGCAAAGGTACGAAACACAGCACAAGTACGAAGCGCAGCACAAGTATGAAGAATAGCTTACGAGTGACCACacaaagaaatgaagaaagagcAAATTACAATTTTAGCTACCCGAGTAGTCACCAACCTGGTTTGAACATCTCTATTGGAAAGAAGCtcaccaaaaggggaaaaaaaagggactcttccaaaggggtaaaaagtgaaactGTTCCAAAAAAAGACGTGCCCAAGTGGGACGCAAtagaggggaagaaaaaacggagCGCATCCACGTGTTACTCAGAGGAGGCAGAAATGAAGGTGAAGGCACAGATGGACGCAGAAATGGAAACCCTAACCAAgttgataaatttaaaaagcgaacaaaatgagaagctAAAAATGTGTCTGATGATGCAGGAGAGTGAAATTAATTTGCTGCGTAAAAAGGCGGAACAGGAACATGCAAGCAAAAaacaagggaaggaaaaaaattgggaaaacaccactttttacaaaaatttaataaaagcTAAACCCTCCACATTTATGGAGATCATTCTGAGTAACAATCAAGACGTTCGGAACGGCACGCAAATGAAGGACACATACGAGTCAAGCGTGAAGGCAGAAAAATGTAACTTTGCCAAATCCTTTAATCCTTGCTTATGTACCAGTTGTGCTGTTCcgggaggaagagaaaatagTTCTTTTCGCTTAAATGATCTCAGCCAATGTGGGGAACCCTCTGGGGGGGCAAACGCCCCCATGCCCGCTGTCGAAATGAATGACCCCACAGCAGCTGTCGAAATGAATGACTCCACAACCGCTGTCGAAACGGATCTCCCCATGCCCGATGTACATACAAACGAATTTGCCTCTATGGAATCGAATTTTAAATATGGGGAGAATCGATATCTACAAAGCTGCACATTTAGTGGAGTGCCGACTGGGGGGATCTGCTCCTACACATGTTGCATGCCTGGTAGAAATTTCACAAATCTGGTAGTCGAGGATGCAACAGGTGACAAGTCCTGTTTGCATCAGCGGAACGTTTCTTGTTCTCCACCAGGGGAGCCAATGCAAACTGATGTCTCTGGAAGGGAAAAGAGAAGGGGGTCCAGCCTGCACTCAAAGGGTTACCATGCCAAGGGGTTAAGCGGTATGGTAGGGGATAGAAACAAGAAGGATACATTACCCAAGCCTAAGGCACACGCAGAGAAAAGgctaataaaaataaacggaAAGGGGAAGTTCCAAACGAGAAAGAATAACTATAAAGCACTTGCGGTGGGGAGTGAACAGACCTCGAGATATGCGAATCGGGGAAATTTGGGAACTTCGAACTATGCCCAGttgaacggaaaaaaaggtgagacACAACATGGGGGCTACTCAAAACAGAGGCAAAATACGAGTAGGACGAATAGCTACAAAGTGGAGGCTAACTACCCTGTTACATCCAGCACCATAAGTGTTAAGTGCCTGCCTAAGAGAAAAACGGCTGTAACTGGGTCGGATAGAAAAAGCTGCTTTCTTTCTTCAAGGAATGCCAacgtggcaaaaaaaggggattatGAACCCAAGAAGGAGGGCCTATTCACGAAGCTATTTTCCTACATAAGGAATAACAGCCTttgtaacgaaaaaaaaaatggcaactgTTTGAGGAGAAATAAATCGACTAGCTCAATTGTCTTCGTGAAAAATCACGATTTGTCTCAACGGACGTATGACAGATCTCGGTCCTCCGGATCCTTGCTTGACAGAACTGTATCCACTGTTCACAAAATGAATTGTATTAACACCCCGTACGTTCGTGCCGTCACTGTGTGTGGA contains these protein-coding regions:
- a CDS encoding hypothetical protein (putative); this translates as RNPPPELEASLSGKYDIKVYKCRDIIVCIEGEQKILMKLPITQNIITWNSSERLPVLAKTWRPTVFILNQGNVFIRIIPEKCLVISKVNDTDSFKVSCINYSDGFCCCHPINNLALLYGAYEQHQDSSIMKLPKLPISSGKYNFFIHFFSWGTMIVPKNINVFRGYLCGFKKNTAALIIVPPKIHIYVEFRSSSPIATSMDYKKDFLITARKPNLTDLEIYLIVQDQLIKYDYSYDLRLNKDKAPISHLHIPIKFKITKEEKEKKKENPYYKCKWTFIDTIDQTFITDSCNSSSEHLMSPDLACVFDAETGTYFSTEYGINHCKTFKKLRVSK
- a CDS encoding hypothetical protein (putative), with product MVNCVIPRLRRALCFPSESCFPNLKCNNSKKAHRGDKHLAQYDPLSMHPGLCNNWENYLREVIPILGSSVEVNRRGGKLKVSQRGRSKAVSCAREENDGVKRRRSGGMCIGRCSRGRAKNVVAKGAKKCVRKSGGKAAGNFVDQAAAGRDSQVVGQSKGTHRSSVPSTAKGLDQVKNGYCSAVERNHPKVYVHKEEVENERRRNLSVETNINSSRYRLKSSGDRDIKRDGRKTSIVANDSRSYNQIREREYEEEKKKQEEYIKKINLSGAKKNMLIKEIHSQNREGKTAPMRSKSRRTQEEGNYDFLINSNMVKEPEVGASRRVEEVSNNILLRGNIYKIGNRSETRKGRQTKKKQHEESQMNKRKTPNCRVKNKKKQQGGNRAVQNHLPGVFKEEANSEICTIRPLQGKVPCMKFLYREKWTSTLTQTRVWGTLSRRGVGIARVDRGRRQRGKKGTNREGGMTVENCEGITTREQRANQAKYAHLSGLNGIQMKGNKNTNVCEKGKILLNLKNMPPRKRENTGRLPLGVEPIGGFAHKVMNRKSGRATGAACREKNCEPVQEMSGGGGGASRSLVGRSGHSGAASPLGGEIHSDVEAKRSDVEAKRSDVETKRSGVEDKWKDRFRKNKPTEKTEEKRKKKSSFLTTEDNATHRTHLHEASSRNSGRDTTISNKRRSSDMRRKAFVAGLEDCSSYYDLKKCSLILEHLLKLIKKEKVEMESYESCNELNQFQLKKKGDWINREGGEERETKSYNVHIVGGKYEKERGSQLYSQLLPRAPESEDSTGMEHSTGTEHSTGAEHSTGTEHSKGTKHSTSTKRSTSMKNSLRVTTQRNEERANYNFSYPSSHQPGLNISIGKKLTKRGKKRDSSKGVKSETVPKKDVPKWDAIEGKKKRSASTCYSEEAEMKVKAQMDAEMETLTKLINLKSEQNEKLKMCLMMQESEINLLRKKAEQEHASKKQGKEKNWENTTFYKNLIKAKPSTFMEIILSNNQDVRNGTQMKDTYESSVKAEKCNFAKSFNPCLCTSCAVPGGRENSSFRLNDLSQCGEPSGGANAPMPAVEMNDPTAAVEMNDSTTAVETDLPMPDVHTNEFASMESNFKYGENRYLQSCTFSGVPTGGICSYTCCMPGRNFTNLVVEDATGDKSCLHQRNVSCSPPGEPMQTDVSGREKRRGSSLHSKGYHAKGLSGMVGDRNKKDTLPKPKAHAEKRLIKINGKGKFQTRKNNYKALAVGSEQTSRYANRGNLGTSNYAQLNGKKGETQHGGYSKQRQNTSRTNSYKVEANYPVTSSTISVKCLPKRKTAVTGSDRKSCFLSSRNANVAKKGDYEPKKEGLFTKLFSYIRNNSLCNEKKNGNCLRRNKSTSSIVFVKNHDLSQRTYDRSRSSGSLLDRTVSTVHKMNCINTPYVRAVTVCGNMCTRGGNLMKDEQRKIISSGKQNRYGLNNTHGGRYHSNDGIVTNRICKEEVNKTVVEKGVIKSGCKYVLKRYGGTALGSHSHREIFKNKEKGQLVNDLHTMGKDPSFTNIMELQKEGGNDNRVMTCEALSEMERPIMHNEMRISSDIIEKARLKYYASKKCAKCRDEAGAGKEENKINPPTCFNKVGSNSGKKVMGHGGATKLGRDIQTSLNNRAHSTKRGNNKRGEMKHFGINPSKGHPSRCPNGNKKSHKAEVIKKEDHLDGSAGSAGSAGSGDSPNNSNKLWENNKSEKASETYKIFVVKKGNEDKCAVKREQGIHLRGHNGEDPKKGHQNVARTNGGANQNKVNYRENDRSVSADKRNDYTNVTTTSDSVQTNTMDGYSTCSSEDIYLWEKKKTARRGKRPLILKV